TAAATATTTACGGGATAAAATACGAAACGCATCGgatatcaacttaaaaaaaagatagaaaatctgAATGCTGAAAGGCTATAGAAATGCTGAAGgcttaaaatatataattataaaaccaaaaaaatgttaatatgAATCTTTTACATAATATAGAgctttaaagttaaaattttacttCGGTGTAATGATCTCTCTTCAGTCTTGACCCCCTGGAAGGAGTATAGTGGGCGTCATGATATCGTTTATGGTCCGTCTCCATAGATTTTATCTCTGATTATGATACACGGGTATTTATTCTGAAAAATTCCAGTGGAAGTTATTGTTTTTCTTGTGTTTCTCGATTGCTTCATCAATTAAGATGGAAATTCTTATGAAATATCTCTTATCAGCCAATATCTGTGGTAATATCATACTGTTCTCTTATCGAAACAGTTCTACTTTTGGTCTAGTGTAGACCCCAGAAGAACATATAACCGCTACCTAGTGTTTTACTTTAGTAAATTTTACTGAATGTACTTAAGTCCAGTAAGTGTGCCACTATAAACAGTGTCGGTGATAACATACTGCCGTGTTAcactcattttttaatatttggtgAGATAGTTCGACCTGAGGTTGATCTTTGGTTTTGAGTGGGCCGGTAATCTCGGATATATGATTATAGGATGTGCAACTGATAATCAACATTATGCTTTAATATGAACAATTCCATTTTTGTTAAAGTGTAACGGCTGTGAAGTGACCCCGTGCCTATGCCTGTCTCTTTGCAATGACCCAACGCAACAAATCGCGAAAAAGCGATAAAAATTCTATCACGGTGtgataaaaagagataaaaattCTATCAATTGTCAGCAAGGTGTCAACCTTGCACTCGTTTAAACCGTTTAGGCAATGCCAATGCTCCTTTGCCACCATCGTTTAGTTTTTCTAATATTGTATTAATCCTATCACATGATATCTCATTACTATCGAACCAATAGGCGTGAAGATATGTATCTAATTAATGTCTTTATTACATGACGTTTGATTTTTCTATAGCATTCAATTCtattcgttaaatcctgtcaCGTGAAATCTCGCACATACCTGTATGTTAGGACCTTTGGAGGCTACATGCCCCTTTGGACACCGACCCCCTCCCCTTCAGTATTTATTTCTTGTGCTACCCTCTTTCTTGGGGTTATTTACTTCTTGAGCTGTTCTACCCCGCCACCAAACGCTCAAAAAATGATCAGAATGTATCTTATCTAAGTCGTAATCATAATTTTCCCAGATCTaggaaaaatactataaaatgtCACATTTCTCCGTTTTTTCGCCAGAACTGGGGGAAAAACATTATTGTGGTCCAATACCCGTGCTGTATAATTACTATTATTGTatattgttatttcttaaaaaaagtaattgtttaattttttagattttctacACAACGCCGGTGTTATCTACAGAGACTTGAAGCCCGAGAACATCCTCCTTGATGCATCCGGCAACGCTCAGCTAATCGACTTCGGCCTATCGAAGTGGCTGTCTTACGGATCCACTACGAAGACCATTTGCGGCACGCTACGTTACATGGGTATGAATTAAATCAATCACCCAGAAAACCAGAAGCTTTTAGTGCTCTTTTAAACGAACTGTTAAAAAATTAGTGATACATTTTTCACCAAAAACAATAGCACCTTTACATTTAACGTATTCTTTCTCTCAGGCAACGATCTGTGATCTTTATTGTGATAAGTCACAACTTTTCCTGAGCTTTaagtttgtatttttgtaaattttagcaATATGAACGCGAGATCTCAAATGTTCGAATTGACCGTGGAGGGCAGACAGGCCGACGAAGCCGTGGCCAGCATCTTTCATACGGTGCTCTTCCACCGATCGTTGGGGAAGTTCACGTACTCCGACGAAGGTAGCTACTCTGTCGGTACTGTAGGTTACACGGACGTAGATTGTAACTTTATCGATTTAACTTATGTATGTTGTTCGTCGTCGACCCTAGAACAAGCCATCCGTAAAGAAATAACCTGTTTCTCGGAACAACTTAGGGGCAACGAAGGTTCCGGTATGGGCCAGATCAGTTTAGAATTCTTTCAAAAGAAGCCCAACAGGTGGCGCTTCCAACCCGAATGTATACCGTGGGAAGTGTGGACTGTCCGTTTAGAATTAATTACTTTAAACAACGAAGGCGAGCGACAGGTTTGTAGGGAAAAGGTCGGCGAGCTGCTCACCGATAAAATTATCTACATCACCGAAGTTATGAACAGGCATGACTACTTGCCTAAGATGCCTAGCCAGAGCGAGCTCAACTTGATCTTCGATACTAGTTTTCCGGACGTTCAACCCTATTTATTTAAATTGAATTACTCTATTTCGGGACCAAGTGGTAACGCATCGGTGGGGAGTACGGTGAAGAAGCTGATCAAAGGGACTCTGACATTTTAATTCAGAGCTAGAGGCAGCAACTAGGAGAGTGTGTGTTCGAAGGAAACGAGTCAGTGAAGGTAAAGAATTTTTGGTTGATGCTTATAAGCCAACACTGGGCAGTGGTGGGTACAGATATCTTGTTAACAAGACATTTTTCATTTCTCTAATAACTATCAAATATGATATTTCATGTCCTAACtagaagtttatttatttatttaacaagatatcttctaaaacatgtttttctttattgtaaaatatattatactaCATCACTTTACCGTACCAAATATCTATTCATAAACAAACTAATACTATCACTATTTTAGTAATTCTGAGCATCCTTGTACAATTTTAATTCATCGTATACTCTTCACGTATTGCTGCACAAGAAAGCTTTTACCAAAATAAAGAAAAACCATGATTTTTACccgaaaatttcattttataacAAACGTCCAATGTTTGGTTATGAGAAATGTAATCGATTATCAGATGGGTTGGATCTATCcccaaaaaaatttcttttattgaaataCATAGTTATTACTTGAGCATTAAACGAATAAAATCACAAATATAACCTGCCAAACGTCAACTGTCATCAGACAAACATGGAATTTTATGTCAAACATCAATTGTCTCTTTTCCACAGCCACTGGCTTCATATGTCAAATAGCACCTGTCAAACGTCAATTGTAATCCGAAAAACATGGAATGTTATGTCAAACCTCAATTGTGTCTTTTCCACATCCAATGGGTACGTTCAGACGACCTTTAAGACGATCAAGAAGTGGCTTAGATCCAGCAGACAAACAATTCTGGACGCATTTGCCTCGACATTTCATTTCGTTTGATGTTTCGACAAATCTATCTCTTTTGTGGTAGTCTCCAATTCCTCCGCTGTTTGACTATTGGAAAATGGTTCATTTGTTTGAATTTTCACAACAGTTTTCACAAAACTATCGACAATCGGTCCATCGCAACACCGGAAAAATATCTGTTGatcttaaataattattttcccAATAGATATTACCACTTTTACTAGTTTTCAGTGCcctattaatttattaattttccaTTAATTGTCCATGGAAATATAGTAAATTTAGACCCTTCTGTCTCACTTTGTGTGGCGAAGACAATATACTGCTTATTTTCAGTAAAAGAAGCTTTTTTGTTGGGTTTAACTTTCTACAGCAGGTCGTACACCCATGTGATTATTTAATCGAGCACCTGATTGGGTACAAGAGATTTCAAATTACAAAAACCTCTACGCAAAAATGCTATCTAATAATATCAATTAACTATAGAAATCTATCTTACTTAGGTAGCATTTTGCATTTAAACACCGAAAATACTTATATCATAAAATGTGATAGCAAATTCCATTATTTAAAAGTGACATCTCTAATTTGGTATGACATCTAGTGGCAACGTCATAAAACTTTGTGAGCTTGCACCTTAGTTTCTAATACCATCAAAATGGtcttagcccagtctggttatgcaaaaatcatcgatttcaaaCTTTTTGCAGATATCTGAAGcctttaagacataggtgggggttactagatgacgagtacatgaaaaagtactcgtatttttaccttgtgtttttttaaacaataatttatggtcacaatttttttgtctataagttgtTTCCCTTTATCATCTCTGATTTTCCAAAATGTCCTGGGGGGGGGGATGACAATTAtgtcattattaatactgcgacagactattccagccaaattaaaaaaaaaagtaagtttttacggttaATTTCAAATgaactcaatttttccgaggtttcccatatttcccggccagtgaaaactatgtagttattcatatttcgacgagctaccccagattaaaaagaGGCTTCTAGTTGCAATGGAacccgagataatgtaaatttttcctacgtgtttcaatttgaagttccgatctcgaaaaaaaaaaacggagctgaaacagttatcccctccactttcctgtcgatctttcgaaagtactttcgtttcgaagggctgtaagtttcgaaaaattcgatgaattttatagctataagtttcaatataaagtttagattttcattcaaaatttgtgcaaattttacttcttactgtttataaacaatggagatatgattttttacaaaatagtccctaacttcgttcctattggtcataggttttttttttaatgtgtgttttttaccagctatccaatggttgtacgtacaagtctgtagcttgaaaaatatagaagttattacaattgtttataagtaaaaaacatacccctttttcaaacgtttattttgtaaataatttcgatgaaaacgcaatatgaattcaacttctgagatagtttaagtcttaaagaatcctatgaaatttgctaaatgtgtcaagcatcattaatagagcaagttcaatagtttaaatatttagcctcagggataaataaataaaataacttttaaactatttgaccggtCGGAGggatttcgcacaaatttaaaagacggtaattcctcgatcttcaaatgtattaataacattttattttgttaataaaaaaattaataaaatttataaattagtgcaaaaaaaactgcttttttgcaaatatcttcgtaaattatttatcaattttaatttaaaaaacgggaaaataaagatattcttgatataaaaaacgatataaatattgtttatgtaaaatataaggaaaaaaacttatagacaaaaaatcaaattgtgaccataaattattgttaaaaaaaaaaacgtaaggtaaaaatacgagtactttttcatctattcgtcatctagtaacccccacctatgtcttaaaagcttcaaatatctgcgaaaaatttttctacctttttttttaaccagacagGGCTATCTCCTAAGTTAGAAAAAGACTTACGAGAAACAGaagatagacaagaaaacaaagaatATGAAATAACACACCAacaatatacagtgtgacccatttagattggagatttttcaatctaaatggcTCGCACTGTACAAGGAAGCAAACAATTCAAATGTCACAAGATTTTTGTCATGGAAACTGAAAAATCTGTGAggttttagtaaatttgaaacGAGCCTCGTTTCCTTCGGACAGCGCACACAAGAACCAATTTAAATGTTTTTCCTTAGGAGTCAATTCAGTCATACCGCTTTTGTAATGTATGCTTGAGTATTTATTATGCGACGTTTACTTATTTTCTCAGGtagaagttgttttttttttgaggtgACGAAGTGTGGCGTTTAGGAAATTAACGACGCGTATGtatgagtttattttttagattttaggGGTTACAAAGATTAGGAATCGATCTTTATACAGGCCGTTTCTCAAGATCGTTCATTTTTTTGTAAGATGTGTAATTAAGATGGTCCAAGTTGTACCAATGGTTAAATTAAACTTCTTTTTTTTACTTTAGATAGTTCTACTGATCAAGATAGATATGAACATGTTGCACGTCATAAGAAACACATAATTGTGAATGTTAATTGTATATTTCAAGCTTATTTTATGTGTCACACGGCTAAACGACACATTTACCTGACCACAACACATGTGCAGTGCACAAACATTAATATATACTATAATACATACTGTAATGAGAATATTAAGTTATGttgttatatttttcatattttttcagACGTAAAGATAtcttcaaaatacaaaaaaataagatGTTTCACATGATTACTCGTCTATGCATCGTTTATTTGATATTCACAAATGCATCACTTTTAGACGCTTTTCCTTAGATGTGTCCTACGTTGTAATTCGGCcaattgtttattttgtactcagtcaaatgccttcttcaggtaaacaaatcaaatttGCCTTATAGTATACTTTCACACAAGTTGAAACAGTGGGAACAAGACATTCCAAATTTTAGATTAACTTTCAGTAACTTTACAATGCAAAATGGTTCAAAAAACATTAGTTGAGCAATCATTTGTTAAAAAGACGCGTATCATATCATAAAACCACAAGTCAAACGCAAATCCGCCCAAAGAATGGGTACAAATGACAGGTGACTTTTCAAGGCGGGTAATTCAATATTAATATGTTCTATTCTGATGCAATAATATTCGTTTCAAGGGCCAAAATACAATATGTATATAATTTTCCATCACCAGTAGGAGGTGTTCGATAACTTATGAGGCTAAATTATTTCCTGATTATTTCGCGTACCTTACTATAAGTTTTGATTGCTGTATCTGCAgataaaatacttatatatttttttaatgaatcACCCTATAGATATCTACATAAAACATACAACAAACTCAAATTTACACAACATCGGAGAGAGTGAAGTATTTTTCTCTGTACTTTTTGTATACGTCTATAATcctgatttttttcttcaaaaaatatttttacaattaaatcttCATGTCACAAATTTTTAATCATATCTAGGTGACAGTGGAAGTTCTTACGACGTGCATCAACTCTTATCTCATACGAACTGTGcactattattaaaattttactattttagtGTATATTTTCGACAATAAACATATTGATaatagtatttttattatttagagGACGTCCTGTATAATATACGTAATATTGTCTGCTTGCTGCTATCTATGATGGCGCTGTCGTATTATAATGAATGTGTTCATGTGACAAAAATGATTATTATGTTTATGAGATTTAAACGAATCCAAACTACACGGGTATGTGACATAAATGTTTGCGTTTTTTGCGACAATAAGATGTTCTGTTGGGTTTTTGTTATGTTCAGGTATAGAAATAATTTTTAGAGACACGTATACAAGTAAATAAGGTCAAATTTTTTACTTTGTGCAATAAAGGGGCGTTTTTTTTACCCTGAGACTTTCTACAAGATTGTTTCGTACTTCTCTTAGTAAAAGAACTCACATTAATAACTTCACTCAAATTTATCATTCTttaattttacataattaagtgAACATTTTGATGTACCTTACAGATTCCATACAAATAATTAATACATtgatatttttcaaataaatacCACCCTCATTCATTTAAATAAGTAAatgaatatattaataaataaataaatagtaaataatttgATATGGCGCAGTGAGTCcataattaaaactattttacttattttcaTGATTTTTAGTGTTTATATGGAACACTAATTATGTTCTCATCTGGTTATCACAtgttgatatttaattttaattaatattggcTCAATACAATTATTTTATGGGGAGTAATGAGCCAATTCATGTATCAgaattatttcaaaattatacaTGAGTTTATCAATGTCCAAAAGTTTGTACTCCCACCAAACTCtgtcttatttttttcaatattggGGCTCATTCAATAATGGCAAGTTGAGTTATAGTCTTTCTCagagccttctttcagtgcgttaTTAATTGTGACGTCATATAATGTATTGGATgtgtcgagaattatttcatgTAATTATTGAGGAATCTGACAGATGCCAGGACCGTACTTACTTTTATTGCAAGGTGgattaaaaatagtaaacaatcttgtttaataaatttataaatatggaaaCATTTAAAAACGACAACAGAACGACCCAtttattgatataaggttgactgctcgaataaatgaactttaatcaaataaaaggcagatatcgagcacagttttattaatttaatcttgcccaagtactttcgctccctagagaaatgcccctgaagatgctctagggagcgaaagtacttgggcaagattaaattaataaaactgtgctcgatatctgccttttatttgatcaaagatccatttattgtttattttataatagtatataATACAAGCATAGTTAGTTCGTTTTCTAGTTATACAATTAAATACTTGCCGCAATTTTtaggaaacacaaaaaaatacTGTTTTCAAAGATATTTAGtaggtaacttataaattaattacataaatagGGTATAATTCTAATCATAAAAACAATTTATTCACTGATgcctaataataatactttattgaagacattgaaaagtagaatttgaatatcaatgaaatattaaaacattTCCTGTATTAATTAAATTCTTTTTCACTTTCTAGTTTCAATTACTAAGCTAGTCTTACTTATAACTTTAGATTATCTGGCTTAATAATTATTCAAAAACGTTAAAGAAGCTCTGAAGAATTTATCAccaattaaaatttttgaaaaattacttaCTGAAGAAATTATTGCATACATTTCTGATTAGTCAATTTTATACGCGCGgcaaaaaatgcaattttttttgtaatattgaatCTAACTGGGTATAACAGATCACCACGAGAAAGGTTATACTAGTCATTAGATGGGTCCCTGTGTTTACTACGCTATTCGTATGAGCAGAGACAGGtacttagatataaaaaagtttgTTCATCTAGCGGATAATGCCAAACTAGGCCATTCTAAAGATCCTATGTATAAAACTAGACCCCTAGCAGATAAAATTATAGAGAAATTCTGCCCGTGGCAGTAATTTGCAGCATCTTTAtctaattcaaaatatttaagcAAGTTAAATATCAGTACTTGCTCCTTTTCCTTAAATCTtggcatttaaaaaatattttaatgaaaacaaaaacaaaatagaaatataaacacaaataatgtACAACAACGTTGTGAAATAATGTCAAATGGTCAAATACTGACCTGAATTTTCGTGTATTAATCACGGAACTGCCGCTTTTTTCGTCACATCCAACTTATGCGttagaaagaaatcgaaaaactgtgacgcactgaaagaagggtatGGGAAAGACTTTACTCATGAAACGGAAAGGCAAGCCTCTTAATAAAATTTCCATGTACGTAGATGGCGCTTATATAAATGCGATTGGGTATAAGGATTCATTTTGTTGTGTCTACTTACTAGCAGAAACAATGGGGAATATGCCAGCCTTTCTGTTTTCAAGATCGTCTTCTCTGATGAACTccaaacaaagaaaaaacaaGCTTAAGCTGTCTAGTTGCCTAATGCTTACAAAAGTAAATTGCAGCTCTAGAATATTTCGAAATTTACAAAATTGTCGTATAAGAACAACTTACTATCGCAAAATGctctaaatatttataataatccCCGTGTAGCGGATTTCCAACAACAGGATTGTTAAAAGGATATATTTCTGTAATAGTACATTGAAAACTATGcgtccaaatatttttttttattgtggaATGTTCGTGATTTTAAATTTGACAAAAATTGTGCCTTATATATCCTTTTAGGAAAGCTGTTCATATATCTGACCTTCCGCAAGAATCATTCACttccaaaataataaaaattcctaTTAGGTCTGAAGGAGCTTAAATTTACCACAAAATTGTGATCTTAGGGCTTCATTTTTTCCGAATGCGCCCGGTGGTTCTACGAGGTCAGGTATTATTCCACTATAATTGGCTTAGGGGTGAAGATATTCAAAAAATACACATTTAATAAACTTAACAAAATACTATATATGTACAGTTACTCATTGATTACCTTTATGTGTTGTTTAACAAACTTTGTGATTAGAGCAAGTGATTTTGTTTAATATCGTAATTGTTTTAAGCAAATGCTGTATTTTTTGGAGCAAAGTGATGTTCAGTGaattaaatatacattttttaataagaagtacaTTAATTTACACAATTATGTTCACGATTTCCTAAAAAAACATCCAGATATGGGAAAATGATCGATAAtgcattattttctttttgtaaataaCGTACATATACTCGTGTTTCTTAATGTCTGCCAGCATGGTAGTCTCATTAAATACTCAAAAGGAGAATTGTGATCTTACTAATTTTATCAATGTATTAGAGAGAGAAATAGAGTTTTGCGTAAGTAAGAGTGAGAACGATATATGTTTTCGTTACAAGCCCCGGTCCAATATGACCGCCGCCAGTAATTCgccatttttaaattaatttaataattattttttaagttcaACTATTATTCACTAGTTGGCGCCAGTAATTCGATGTTTAATATATCATATATAATTATGCGTATGAAAATTCATAGTTTAATATATCTGCAAACGTCTTTATTATTTCCTCCCTTGTTTTCGACTTTAATGGATGAGTCCACACGTGAAATTTCACAAAACATGACGTTTGACATTAAACGTGACATTTGACATATCGTTCTCACTTTACTTAGCTAAAAGGTACTTCTTTCTCTAAGACATTGATTTCCCCATATCTAGTGACACAAACGTAGCTTATCTAATGACATTTGATGTATTTTTGACTTGTCTCTGCGTTTGACATTTGAGCTGAAAAAACaagcgagtaaaacagtttaaatACTGTTTAAAATGTTTCATGTTGATATGGGCACACATGTTTCTTCATGTGTGCCCATATCAACTCAATAGCATTTAAGTGGCAGTACTAAGACGACATCTGTGAACTTTGCTGTGGACTTTGCTATAATCTCTGAACTTGTGATCTGAAGCTCTAGAAAATCACCGGTTATGGTGAAATTATGTCGTGCAGACTCGAAGGAGTCCGGTAGCTCGAGGCGAAAGCATTAAGCATGTCTTCTTGAAATGATATATGGCCTCTAATACAGCTTTTCTTCatgatattatttttcttttaatcgtGAATGAAAAGCGGCGTTGCCAAAAACAATTACAGCATTTTGTGGAATTAACTTAAGATATTTGCAGTCATTTCATAGGCCGTTTGTTcatatccggctcgaaggaccaactTATAAATCGAATGCCTTATGTGCGGGCttcgcaaggaaaatcggcgcggcaaattggcaacggttggcgatgaacacaaacgactggcgaaatagactggggaaggtcaaggctcaactagagctgtagcaccactgatgatgatgatgtgcgGACTTCTCTTTCGACGATGTGATATAATACGCAATCGAATGTTTTAGAGTAAATGATTTAAGGGAGCGACTAGTGTGGTCAGGTTAGGTTAGGCAGTTTGGCCAACGTAACAAGAAGTAGAATCACTACAAGGTAATGAGTGGGATCTTGGAAAATAAGTTATCGATATTTTTAGTGTTCTGTACAGCAATTTTAACCGGTAAATTGTGATTAATAGTACAAGAAATTTGCGATAGAAGCCAGAAACCTTCGCAAAATTTACTGATTCATTAATAGTAATATTATTGAGTTAATCCCTGCGTGCAGAGACACAAACTGTTAATAAGTTGAAAAAGAcagaatttgtttcgaaactatcttaccgatgtTAATAAGTTATTAGGATTTATGGATCCAGGATAAAAATAATGTCCCAATTCGAAGCGGAGAATTTGTTCAATGGCAGGCGAACCTTAAAACTGTCCAAGCTTTAAATTGCGCATAAAGTGACGTCTCCTTGGTATATGTTGTTACCTAACTTAAGTTAACCTAAAGCTAAATGtcttattttgttaaaatattgatGTTAGTTT
The genomic region above belongs to Diabrotica undecimpunctata isolate CICGRU chromosome 8, icDiaUnde3, whole genome shotgun sequence and contains:
- the LOC140447375 gene encoding autophagy-related protein 101-like gives rise to the protein MNARSQMFELTVEGRQADEAVASIFHTVLFHRSLGKFTYSDEGSYSVGTVGYTDVDCNFIDLTYVCCSSSTLEQAIRKEITCFSEQLRGNEGSGMGQISLEFFQKKPNRWRFQPECIPWEVWTVRLELITLNNEGERQVCREKVGELLTDKIIYITEVMNRHDYLPKMPSQSELNLIFDTSFPDVQPYLFKLNYSISGPSGNASVGSTVKKLIKGTLTF